A single window of Patescibacteria group bacterium DNA harbors:
- a CDS encoding DeoR family transcriptional regulator, translating to MPDQADKRKKRVFRAVVREYVESAEPVGSSTIVVKYHLGVSPATIRNDLAELEQAGLLEQPHTSAGRVPTERGYRYYVQEFVGRGGVPKNEQQLMVEAVRELEQSFEQAVRKFTRTVSGFTDEAVLLSFGPDRTYLCGLSNLFQKPESRDGDLPVAFSKVIDDIDDVVAEATGRLSSGVSVLIGRENPFGDRLSCVLTKLESPEAGEGLFGIVGAQRMDYDANVALANFIRDLLSKK from the coding sequence ATGCCAGATCAGGCGGACAAGCGCAAAAAAAGGGTCTTCCGCGCCGTGGTGCGCGAGTACGTGGAATCGGCCGAACCGGTCGGCTCTTCGACGATCGTCGTGAAATACCATCTCGGCGTCTCGCCGGCCACGATCCGTAACGACCTCGCCGAACTGGAGCAGGCGGGCTTGCTTGAACAGCCGCACACTTCCGCCGGCCGCGTGCCGACCGAGCGCGGTTACCGTTATTACGTCCAGGAATTCGTCGGCCGCGGCGGCGTGCCCAAGAACGAGCAACAGCTCATGGTCGAGGCTGTGCGTGAGCTCGAACAGAGTTTCGAGCAGGCCGTGCGCAAATTCACGCGGACCGTTTCCGGCTTCACCGACGAGGCGGTGCTCTTGAGTTTCGGTCCCGACCGGACCTATCTCTGCGGCCTTTCGAACCTGTTCCAGAAACCGGAATCGCGCGACGGCGATCTGCCGGTCGCATTCTCCAAGGTCATCGATGATATCGACGATGTCGTCGCCGAAGCGACCGGTCGGCTCTCGTCCGGCGTCTCGGTGCTCATCGGCCGCGAGAATCCTTTCGGCGACCGGCTGAGCTGCGTCCTCACTAAACTCGAATCGCCGGAGGCGGGCGAGGGGCTGTTCGGCATCGTCGGCGCCCAGCGTATGGATTACGACGCCAACGTGGCGCTCGCGAATTTCATCCGCGATCTTTTGTCCAAAAAATAA
- a CDS encoding DUF3467 domain-containing protein — translation MSDPQPQQIPIDGHAHALMNTIVNYDEEQFQLLMMSGGPARLYMLSPKHAKRLMLLLQKQLADYEAKFGELKTALAQVAKGTTSEEEVGFNTKK, via the coding sequence ATGTCCGACCCCCAACCACAACAAATCCCGATTGACGGCCACGCGCATGCGCTCATGAACACGATCGTCAATTACGACGAGGAGCAGTTCCAGTTGCTTATGATGTCGGGCGGACCGGCGCGGCTGTATATGTTGTCGCCCAAGCACGCCAAGCGGCTGATGCTGCTCCTGCAGAAACAGCTGGCCGATTACGAGGCCAAGTTCGGCGAACTCAAGACCGCGCTCGCCCAGGTCGCGAAAGGCACGACTAGTGAGGAAGAGGTCGGATTCAATACGAAGAAGTAA
- the dnaK gene encoding molecular chaperone DnaK codes for MPKILGIDLGTTNSCMAIIEGGQPKVVENKEGARTTPSVVAITKTGERLVGQLAKRQSVVNPENTLYSIKRLIGRRWTDPETQHEAKLLPFRITQAGDGVKVMMGGKEHTPQEISAMVLQKMKADAEEKTGEKITEAVITVPAYFDDAQRQATKVAGEIAGLNVRRIINEPTAAALAYGFDKKKGGKIAIYDLGGGTFDVSVLEINEDTVEVKSTNGDTHLGGDDFDQRLIKWVIDEFRKSEGIDLSKDVLAVQRIKEAVEKAKIELSTAMDTEINQPFITSDAAGPKHLMIKLSRAKLEELVGDLVEKTLEPCKKALADAKLAVGDLSEVVLVGGMTRMPLVIQTVEKFFGRKANVSVNPDEVVALGAAVQAGVLQGEVRDVLLLDVTPLSLGIETLGGVMTKLIDRNTTIPTSKSQVFSTAADSQSSVEIHVLQGERDFSADNKTLGRFILDGIPPAPRGIPQVEVAFDIDANGILSVKASDKATKREQKIVITASTGLSKDEIERMKKEAELHAEEDKAKKELVELKNNAETMIYTTEKMLKEYGAKIPEADKKSVEEKVEALKKVKDGTDKEAIKKAADELTNVATKVGGEMYQKEAEAAKAAGAAGAAPGAQPGAGEPPKKDDKQGPIDAEFTEKK; via the coding sequence ATGCCAAAGATCCTCGGTATCGATCTCGGAACGACGAACTCCTGCATGGCCATCATCGAAGGCGGTCAGCCCAAGGTCGTGGAAAACAAGGAAGGCGCCCGCACCACGCCGTCGGTCGTCGCCATCACCAAGACCGGCGAACGCCTCGTGGGCCAGCTCGCCAAGCGCCAGTCGGTCGTGAATCCGGAGAATACCCTGTATTCCATCAAGCGCCTCATCGGCCGCCGCTGGACCGACCCCGAGACTCAGCATGAGGCCAAACTTTTGCCGTTCCGCATCACCCAGGCCGGCGACGGCGTGAAGGTCATGATGGGCGGCAAGGAACACACGCCGCAGGAGATCTCCGCCATGGTGCTCCAGAAGATGAAAGCCGACGCCGAAGAGAAGACCGGCGAGAAGATCACTGAAGCCGTCATCACCGTGCCGGCCTACTTCGACGATGCCCAGCGCCAGGCGACCAAAGTCGCGGGCGAGATCGCGGGCCTGAACGTCAGACGCATCATCAACGAGCCGACCGCCGCGGCGCTCGCTTACGGCTTCGACAAGAAGAAGGGCGGCAAGATCGCCATCTACGATCTCGGCGGCGGCACTTTCGACGTCTCCGTGCTCGAGATCAACGAGGACACGGTCGAGGTGAAGTCCACGAATGGCGACACTCATCTCGGCGGCGACGACTTCGACCAGCGCCTCATCAAATGGGTCATCGACGAGTTCCGCAAGTCCGAGGGCATCGACCTCTCGAAGGACGTGCTCGCGGTCCAGCGCATCAAGGAGGCCGTCGAGAAGGCCAAGATCGAGCTGTCGACCGCCATGGATACCGAGATCAACCAGCCGTTCATCACCTCTGACGCCGCCGGCCCGAAACATCTGATGATCAAGCTTTCCCGCGCCAAGCTCGAGGAGCTCGTGGGCGACCTCGTGGAGAAGACGCTGGAGCCGTGCAAGAAAGCGCTCGCCGACGCCAAGCTCGCGGTCGGTGATCTGTCGGAAGTCGTGCTCGTCGGCGGTATGACGCGCATGCCGCTCGTCATCCAGACCGTCGAGAAATTCTTTGGCCGCAAGGCGAACGTTAGCGTGAATCCGGACGAGGTCGTCGCTTTGGGCGCGGCTGTCCAGGCCGGCGTGCTGCAGGGCGAGGTCCGCGACGTGCTCTTGCTCGACGTCACGCCGTTGTCCTTGGGCATCGAGACCTTGGGCGGCGTCATGACCAAACTCATTGATCGCAACACCACCATCCCGACCTCGAAGTCGCAGGTCTTCTCGACCGCGGCTGACAGCCAGAGTTCGGTCGAGATCCACGTGCTGCAGGGCGAGCGCGATTTCTCCGCCGACAACAAGACGCTCGGCCGCTTCATCCTCGATGGTATCCCGCCCGCGCCACGCGGCATTCCGCAGGTCGAGGTCGCTTTCGATATTGATGCGAACGGCATCCTGTCCGTCAAAGCTTCGGACAAAGCCACGAAGCGCGAACAGAAGATCGTCATCACCGCCTCGACCGGCCTCTCGAAGGACGAGATCGAGCGGATGAAGAAGGAGGCCGAGCTCCACGCCGAAGAGGACAAGGCCAAGAAGGAGCTGGTCGAACTCAAGAACAACGCCGAGACGATGATCTACACGACCGAGAAGATGCTCAAGGAGTACGGCGCCAAGATCCCGGAGGCCGATAAGAAGTCGGTCGAGGAGAAAGTCGAGGCTTTGAAGAAAGTGAAGGACGGCACTGATAAGGAAGCCATCAAGAAAGCCGCCGACGAACTGACGAACGTCGCCACCAAGGTCGGCGGGGAGATGTATCAGAAAGAAGCCGAGGCCGCGAAGGCCGCGGGTGCCGCCGGCGCCGCGCCGGGCGCGCAACCGGGAGCCGGGGAGCCGCCGAAGAAGGATGACAAACAAGGCCCCATCGACGCCGAGTTCACGGAGAAGAAGTGA
- a CDS encoding nucleotide exchange factor GrpE — MEEQQQPHAASEPSAADDSQELTSARAEAVDNLAGWKRANADYANLKKDMERMREEFTKFACGSLVAELLPVLDSFRKAAAGLPTGADGGPPDVAQLQQWVGGVDRIRQQLETVMKKAGVTAIEAAGAEFDPALHEAMMTRRQEGVASGQVVEVLETGYRLHDRVLRAAKVIVAE, encoded by the coding sequence ATGGAAGAGCAACAGCAACCACACGCCGCTTCGGAGCCGTCAGCAGCCGATGATAGCCAAGAGCTGACATCGGCCCGCGCCGAAGCCGTCGACAATCTCGCCGGCTGGAAGCGCGCCAACGCCGACTACGCGAATCTGAAGAAAGACATGGAACGCATGCGCGAGGAGTTCACGAAGTTCGCCTGTGGCTCGCTCGTCGCCGAACTCCTGCCCGTGCTCGACAGTTTCCGCAAGGCGGCCGCAGGGCTGCCGACCGGCGCTGATGGCGGACCGCCGGACGTCGCGCAACTCCAGCAGTGGGTCGGCGGCGTGGACCGGATCCGACAGCAGCTCGAGACAGTCATGAAGAAAGCCGGCGTCACGGCGATCGAAGCCGCGGGAGCCGAGTTCGATCCGGCGCTCCATGAAGCCATGATGACGCGCCGACAGGAAGGGGTCGCCTCGGGCCAGGTCGTCGAAGTGCTCGAGACCGGCTACCGGCTCCACGATCGCGTCCTGCGCGCGGCCAAGGTCATCGTCGCGGAATGA
- the dnaJ gene encoding molecular chaperone DnaJ: MSKDYYETLGVGKDASEEDIKRAFRKHAHQWHPDKPGGNAEKFKEYNEAYQTLSDKDKRAKYDQFGHEAYKAGAAGGGPGGFGGFDFSQGFGGPGGIKFDFGDAGGMGGLGDIFGDIFGGAAGGGSHTRTRRESRGRHIEMDLSLTFLEAVFGAERDLEVYKHLPCDTCNGSGAEPGSKVVDCSQCGGSGQIMTVQRTILGNFQSAVTCPKCRGAGRAPEKACRQCGGDGIVKGVKKLSVRIPAGVSDGEVMRVTGEGEPGKRGARSGDLYLNLRVAADPRFTRDGADIRSRFEATIAQAALGGAVSVETVDGEVELKLPAGTQPGQEFRLRGKGVPLLRRSGRGDHLVTVTVAIPKKLTREQRRLLEKWEDL, translated from the coding sequence ATGTCCAAGGACTACTACGAAACTCTAGGGGTCGGCAAAGACGCTTCTGAAGAAGACATCAAGCGCGCTTTTCGCAAACACGCGCACCAGTGGCACCCGGACAAGCCGGGCGGCAACGCCGAGAAATTCAAGGAGTATAACGAGGCCTACCAGACGCTTTCCGACAAGGACAAGCGCGCCAAGTACGACCAGTTCGGCCACGAGGCCTACAAGGCCGGCGCGGCCGGCGGGGGACCGGGCGGCTTCGGCGGTTTCGATTTCTCCCAGGGCTTCGGCGGCCCCGGCGGCATCAAGTTCGATTTCGGCGACGCCGGTGGCATGGGCGGCCTCGGCGACATTTTCGGCGACATCTTCGGCGGCGCCGCGGGCGGAGGCAGCCACACCCGCACCCGCCGTGAATCCCGCGGCCGGCACATCGAGATGGATCTGAGCCTCACTTTCCTCGAAGCCGTCTTCGGCGCCGAGCGCGACCTCGAGGTCTACAAGCATCTGCCCTGCGATACTTGCAATGGTTCCGGTGCGGAGCCGGGGAGCAAGGTCGTGGATTGCAGCCAGTGCGGCGGTTCCGGCCAGATCATGACCGTTCAACGGACCATTCTCGGCAACTTCCAGAGCGCCGTGACCTGCCCCAAGTGCCGCGGCGCCGGTCGCGCGCCGGAGAAAGCCTGCCGCCAGTGCGGCGGCGACGGCATCGTCAAAGGCGTGAAGAAACTCAGTGTCAGGATCCCGGCCGGCGTCTCGGACGGCGAGGTGATGCGCGTTACCGGCGAGGGCGAACCTGGCAAGCGTGGCGCGCGCTCCGGCGATCTCTATCTCAACCTGCGCGTCGCCGCCGATCCTCGCTTCACCCGCGACGGCGCCGACATCCGCAGCCGCTTCGAGGCCACGATCGCCCAGGCCGCGCTCGGCGGCGCGGTCAGCGTCGAGACCGTGGACGGCGAGGTCGAACTGAAACTTCCGGCCGGCACCCAGCCGGGCCAGGAATTCCGCCTGCGCGGCAAGGGCGTCCCGCTGTTGCGCCGCTCCGGTCGCGGCGACCATCTGGTCACTGTCACGGTCGCTATCCCCAAAAAGCTCACCCGCGAACAGCGCCGGCTGCTGGAAAAGTGGGAGGATCTGTAA